Proteins from a genomic interval of Lolium perenne isolate Kyuss_39 chromosome 1, Kyuss_2.0, whole genome shotgun sequence:
- the LOC127325865 gene encoding disease resistance protein RGA2 has translation MEAVISAVLGEIVSRAISIVAEKWCEQTTAEEDLQRLRQLLLRISTVVEEAEGRRVENRVMIRHISTMKEQMFRGYYLMDTFRCKERKIDHDEVRRFSFAQSKFNPAKRFRRLVSNTQIGREDIKELKQAALVLESMVVDMKEFVMLLMSYPRIYRQPYATYLFLDKYMFGRQMEREQAISFLLQAEPPGHGNFGVLPIVGPALVGKSTLVEHVCGDERVRNHFSLILLYSGNGLQDETASTFRDHCVIKHQSIASGEERLLVVIELLNDVDEGAWKRLLHTSKRYMAHGSKIIITSRSEKLVSVGTTEAIKLKCLSKETYWYFFKMLVFGSTDPMEHPKLTSIAMELALEMRGSFISANCVAVLLRGNLSAWFWCRVLRQFREFTQKNTLAFGQYPEDHMSRYAWSIAKTHQGSVDQNLFLLHDSYQKGPTAGGEVPKITLVDLLSRSSSGMPPKFEVLWWRSLIPPYYNYIYACEFVRNTTL, from the coding sequence ATGGAGGCGGTCATTTCTGCAGTTCTTGGTGAAATTGTCAGCAGAGCTATATCCATCGTGGCTGAGAAGTGGTGCGAGCAGACAACCGCGGAGGAGGATCTGCAGAGGCTGCGCCAGCTGCTTCTGAGGATATCTACCGTCGTCGAGGAGGCCGAGGGACGGCGCGTTGAAAATCGAGTGATGATCCGtcatattagtaccatgaaagagCAAATGTTTAGGGGGTACTACCTTATGGACACCTTCAGGTGCAAAGAGAGGAAGATTGATCATGATGAGGTTCGTCGCTTCTCGTTTGCTCAATCCAAATTTAATCCGGCTAAGCGTTTTCGCCGCCTAGTTAGCAACACCCAGATTGGTAGAGAAGACATTAAAGAGTTGAAACAGGCTGCTCTTGTCCTAGAAAGCATGGTTGTTGATATGAAAGAGTTTGTTATGCTTCTCATGAGCTACCCTCGGATTTACCGCCAACCTTATGCTACATATTTATTTTTAGACAAGTATATGTTCGGCCGCCAAATGGAGAGGGaacaagccatcagcttcttgcTACAAGCTGAGCCTCCTGGGCATGGAAATTTTGGTGTTCTTCCAATTGTTGGTCCTGCACTTGTTGGAAAGAGCACTCTTGTGGAACATGTTTGTGGCGATGAGCGTGTGCGCAATCATTTCTCCTTGATATTGTTGTACAGCGGAAATGGCCTTCAGGATGAAACGGCATCGACTTTTAGAGACCATTGTGTGATCAAGCATCAAAGTATTGCCTCGGGTGAAGAAAGGCTGTTGGTTGTCATTGAGCTCCTAAATGATGTGGACGAAGGGGCATGGAAGAGGCTGCTGCACACTTCTAAAAGATACATGGCACATGGTAGTAAAATCATAATTACTAGCCGTTCAGAGAAGCTGGTCAGTGTTGGAACAACGGAAGCCATCAAGCTGAAATGCTTGTCTAAAGAAACTTACTGGTATTTTTTCAAGATGCTCGTGTTTGGTAGCACAGATCCGATGGAGCACCCAAAGTTAACATCCATAGCCATGGAGCTAGCTCTAGAGATGCGTGGGTCTTTCATATCCGCAAATTGTGTTGCAGTTCTACTAAGAGGAAACCTCAGTGCTTGGTTCTGGTGCAGGGTTCTGAGACAGTTTAGGGAGTTCACACAGAAGAATACCTTGGCGTTTGGCCAGTATCCTGAGGATCATATGTCTCGGTATGCTTGGAGCATTGCTAAAACACATCAAGGTTCCGTAGATCAGAATCTATTTCTGCTACATGATAGCTACCAAAAAGGGCCTACAGCTGGTGGCGAGGTTCCGAAAATAACATTGGTGGATCTTCTATCCAGGAGCTCGAGCGGTATGCCACCTAAATTTGAGGTCTTGTGGTGGCGGTCCCTCATACCGCCGTACTATAACTACATATATGCTTGTGAGTTTGTGCGGAACACCACACTATAA